One Carettochelys insculpta isolate YL-2023 chromosome 1, ASM3395843v1, whole genome shotgun sequence genomic window, gtcagatacttCTGATGAAatggtctttcccatgaaagcttatgctcaaaaatatctgttagtctataaggtgccacaggacttctcgttgtttttgtagTCAAATTGGAATCCTGAAATATTTAGGAAGAAAAGTTGTGCATTATGAACCTGTTTTAAAACATGTAGTTCTTGATGTACTCTGTATGAAAAGATATGTCTAGTCCAGTTGTTAACTTATTTACCAGCgagagctgcatgtgcagcactctGTGGTATGTGGTCCACATCCACACAATATTTATACCAGCTGCAAATCGACATGGGCCATGTACAGACTGGGCTATGGGTTGAGTACCATTGGTCTAGATGCTGGGGTCCCTAAACCACACCTATCTGAAGGGTCAGGGTTTAAGCCCTATTGTTTTGCAGCTTAGATATAGGTGCCCTGGACTTGTGCTCTAGGAGTCTGCCAAAAGTATCCCACAGAGTGACTTTTGTCCTTAATGCAGTGTACCACATGAACCCCAGATTAGGATCTAGGTGTCAGCAGTTCCTAACCAAGGATTACAAATAAACAGAGATGCCTGAACCTACGGTTAACAAGTTTTTCTAATCTTGGGTTTACACTGTAATGTAGACTCGCTTAAAGTCTGTTTTCCAGCATGGCTAGCCAGACTTCTAGCTCTGTGAAGAGTCCTGACCAGAAAGCTGTCTTCTCAGCTGAAGTTTTAGTGCTTTGCATACTATAAGGTGGGTTCATGACTGGCTGGGTAACGGCTCTTGGATTGCATGGATTACAGTTGGATTACAATGGATTACAGTTACgctagaagggcataacaagtggtaTTCCAcggggatctgttttgggaccagttctattcaatatcttcatcagtgatttagatattggcatagagagtaagcttattaagttcccaaatgataccaagctgggaggcgttgcaactgctttgaaggataggctcataattcaaaatgatctggacaaactggagaaatggtctgaggtaagcgagatgaagtctaataaggacaaatgcaaagtgctccacttaagaagagacaatcagcttcatacatatagaatgggaagcgactgtctaggaaggagtactgcggaaaaggacttaggggtcatagcggacaacaagctaaatacgagtcaacagtgtgatgctgttgccaaaaaagcaagcatgattctggggtgtattaacaggagtgttgtgagcaagacacaagaagccattcttccactctactcagcgctgactagacctcagttggagtattgtgtctggttctgggcaccacgtttcaagaaagatgtggagaaattggaaaaggtccagagaagaggaacaagaataattaaaggtctcaagaacatgagctgtgagggaagactaaaagaactgggcttgtttagtttagaaaagagaagatttagaagggacgtgatagtggttttcaagtacctcaaagagggttacaaggaggagagaggaaaaattgttctccttggcctctgaggataggacaaggagcaatgggcttaaactgcagcaaggggggtttagattagacattaggaaaaagttccttactgtcagggtggttgaacactggaataaattacttagggaggttatggaatctccattgctggagatatttaagagcaggttagatagatggtgtttggccttgccaagaggacagggaactggactcaatgacctcttgaggccccttccagttctagtgttgtatgaCTCTGTAGCCTTTATAGTTCAGTAAACTTTTGAAATGCCTTCTTCTGATGTGTATCCCTAGATAAATTGCCTTTTCCCTTGTGGGTGGTATGCTGACTGCTGTAAACTCTGTGGTCTTGTCTGGTGACTTTGACAATGCAAATACTCGCTTCCTGTAGTTTCTCATACAAATGAATTTGAATTGAATTTGACCGCACCTTGCCCTTTTCCATTATTTGGGACAGCCCATTTAAACCAGACATGTCAATGGGATTTCATGAGCACCCCTCAGTCAAATGTTTTGAGCTGCGCTCTTCATGGCTTGATCATACATACGTCACACAAGAATGTTGATGAATGAGTGATTAGTTTTTCAATGACATACTACAGTACACCTTCTAGATACAGATTATAATGATAGTGAGCTGGCATACAGATAGTTGGTTAGGGCAGCTGATACCAGGCAGACCCTCGTCCTTTGGCACAGATGCTCTTAGGATCACACATTTAGATTGTCCATAAGCGAACAAATAATAGCAAGGAGCATTCAAGTTAAACTTGTTTTTTTTGAGCTGGAGGAAAATTATGACTGGTTTTATGTTAAGCTTGAAAGTGAAGCAGAAAGACTGAAATCCTTGGACAGGTGTCTCCTTGCTCTGAATGAGCAGTAATTGTGATGTCTTGATGTTTGTTTCTGGAATTGGTGTCAGACCGAATTAAATTTTCGTTCTTATGtgactttttaaataaacttttgttttaatttttagctTTTCAAGTGTGAAAAATGAACTTTTGCCGAGCCATCCTTTGGAACTGTCAGAAAAAAACGTAAGTGCAGTGCTCATTTTGATAACTTCTTCATGCTTTCTGACCGTCAGCTAGTTACAAGTTTAATTCAGAGCCAATGTGaatgttaactttttaaaaaatacaatttcAATGCATCTCAGTCAGTGGTGAATAGGATCCTAATATTAATGGACTAAATGGTGGTATTGCTTTGGTATGAGAAtatgcggagagttgggaagttggtttagaaagagtagaggtatgagacaaggagatcggatatcaccaagtatcttcatcatgcatctaaagtgagtgatggacaagatgaaggaagaggtaaaagggatatctatgcatgggataagaattaacaacttgaggtttgcggatgatgtagttatcattgaagaagatgctagcaaaaatggtgcaggtgctaagcaaggaagggaagcggtgcagactgattatgaacattgattaaacaaaaacaatggtatttggagataaaggaaataggaaggaagatcagtggtgggggattgaactagagaaagtACAGAAGTTCACgaatctggggagcaacataacatgatttagactgtgagaaggaaatagctactagaatagcaaaagcaagagtgagtttgaaggcaatggatgagatctggaaaagcaaaacagttagcttaggaatgaagctgagcatcgtgaaaacgtgtgtattcagcagcatattgtacagatgtgagacgtgggtgataacgaaagattcaaagagaagaatattggcattcaagaggagttgtttaTACAAAGATCCTGaggataggatggatgcagaaggtcaccaacacagaattatatagaaagatacagatgaaagagaacctactgcagaagcaacgagaggtcctgtggcgccttatagactaacaaatgtatgagcataagcttttgtggggaaagacccactttgtcagatgcaggtagtggaaatttgcaaaggcaggtataaataggaagaccagagcagggctggagataacaaggttaactcagtcagggagggtgaggcctactaccagcagttgatctggaggtgtgaacaccaagagaggagaaactgcttttgtatttagccatccattcacagtctttgtttaatcctgagctcagGGTGTCAGATTTGCAGACGAAacgcagctcagcagtttctctttggagtctggttttaaaatattgttgttGTAgggtagctacttttaaatctgttactgtgtgtcctgggagattgaagtgcatGGCTAAGTGTCTGCACTTGATATGTCATAAGCCCTGCTTTCAAATAGCAAAAGGCTGATGTGGTAATCTAAAGGGGTGAAGATGGGGAATGTGGGAGGAAGTGCAGCTTTCCTATCGGCTTAGGCTGATAATTACAGACACTGACTCGACCAGGGGTGCGCAACCGAAATAGTGAGAAccaccattttttcaaatttgcttAGAAAATCAATATGTCGAGGtacaatgcatgtgaacatgacagtccttaataaatggtCTAGCTGTACATTTTtgcacccctattttaagaacagtgcacacacaatgtttttgtaccagttacaaagttgttacccccatctccaggctttacccacctcaccacccaaacctgcccccaaccccaagtTTAACCCCTTCACCCCAAATCacacccccccccttccccaggaCTTACCTGGTTTAGACACTCTGTGcactgcccacctcccccagcagctgaggTATGAGGGGACAGCCTGAAGCCagtgcccagcctgccccctcaCAACCTAGGCAGACGGTGTGATCCAGGCAGCAGCTGTTGTGGGTGGCTGCTTCCGagccagtggtggcagcagggtaGGGGGGAGCGAACAGCCGGTGGAAGAGTGTCCACCTCTCTTCCCCCTTTGGCTGCAGCTGGAACAGAGCTGCCTGCTGCctctctctggctgctgccactgtgtgCAGTGCCTGTAGCAGGCTGCAGTAGCCGGGCACTGCCAGCTGGGCAGGTGcgatcagggcagcagctggaggagaatGAGGTCCCCCCCACAAGGCTGGAAGTGGAGGGAAGAGGTGCTGGCTATGGCCCCGGGTGAGccagctgctttcttctcccctctccctggcaCGGCTAGGGGGTGTCCACCTGCTGTTGgggtcctgctctgctcctccactgccagctcccttccccttcccaatATCTCATCTGCTGGCTTCctgttccagggctccctgctgtcaCCTCTTAAACAAAAACCCTGAATTCCATTTTAACTGTGGGCTTTGTTTACGTGGCGACAGcctcaagaggagtcagtggcagcagcacttggagctgTAAGTGGCTCAAGTTGCAGGTTCCGACCCCTGGGCTAGGCTGTTGGGGTTTTACATAGCGATGATATCCTACCCTGTAACTTCTGCTTGTTTGTGATAAATCTGTTCTTTGGAAACGTGAAGGTCTCTTACACCAGTACATTGTTCTGACAAGCATTGCAGGTGTAACTTCCAAGTAAGAACATTTTTGAAAAGTGGAGCAAAAACACTGTCTTCTGTCACTGAATATGGTGCTATCAGTAGCATCCTGGGCAAACCTGTAGCCAAGAAAGAAACCAATAAATATTGCAAAtacatgaaaaattatttttagtttATGGTTGAAAGAATCATTTAGCCAGTCAGAATATCTTTTGTTATCTGAaaccagtacaggctgaacctctctgttTGGGGatccttgggatctgacttgtgctgaacaagagaatttgcttgacCACAGGAAGTCAGCATTGTTAAGctgcattatcaacacttctacagcttactgggctctttgaaaacatttagggataaattacagctaaataacagcacaacagtgaaagccaggactggtggctagtaACAGAtaggtagccatgtgagtctgtattctaacaaaacaaaacagcagtcatgtagcactataaagactaacaaagtgatttattaggtgatgagcttttgtgggacagacccacttcttcagatcaatagcatttccagtacagactgatatctgtatagtacagaggtccaaaaaaaaattatgatttaaaaaaacctgatacttcaagtacataggactgaagaagggatgtgaggggtgggggatgttaagtggcTTCATGTTCAAATTGAACACATTAGCACTTGATATGAAAAAAGACAGCAATTACTTCACGcattacaagggctgcttcccttcctttgaagttgtaattatctcaggcaagacctCCAGTCCTATgtgcttgatttgtcagtttttactgcaattatTTTTGGGCCTCTGTActatatagatgtcagtctgtactggaaatgcgactgatctgataaagtgagtctgtctcacgaaagctcatcacctaataaatcgttttgttagtctttaaagtgctacatgactgctattttattttgttaggactggtggctataaacaagctttatggaaccatgggaaacttggccacccctatgataggtggtcatctggctaattaaaattgtgaaggattacagatgttgctggactaaagaagttcagcctgtacctaTTATGCATATGTTGTATTTGTTATTGGTTAGTGCCAGAGGATCCCATAAGGAGTCAAGAGGCAATGTTTGCTTTCCGAAGTGATTTAAAACATTGGAATTGGATACAAGATACTTAACAAAAAACATATCTGGTGAAATCCTATAAAATGATTTCATTATATTGGAGATAGGAAATCTTTGTGAaatactggtttttattttttattttttttccaatgatgGCAAAAATAGTTACTCTTCTTGTCAATTTATAAGGCCTGCCATGTATTCTTTTAGTTCGAGTTTCTTGCCTTTCCCCTACCTGGGCtactaatattttaataaaaacaagaagtcctgtggcacatttataaactaacagattttttgcatcatcagctttcatgggcaaagacccacttcatcagatgcatgtgatgaatataatacaataatatattttaatgatTTATTGAAATTGCTTAGTGATACTTTAAAGTAATACACAACTATACCACTTGGTGGAGTCCAATATATTCTCTGTGTCAGAAATAACAAAGTGCAGTTTTAGTCTGTAGCAAGCAGCaattttctttctgagtttcttGAAACAAATGAGTTAATTGTTTTGCTCGTTTTCTTACACATAGAGGACTATAAAGCTAGCAACCTACTTACTGCTCCCCCCTCCCGAAGATTTACATGTTCATTGAAGTAtaattttacaaatatattttctgtagTGGTAATGAAGaagagctttttttaaaagaaatgttttgATAGTTTCAGCTAAACCAAGATAAAATGAATTTTTCAACGCTGAGAAATATTCAAGGACTCCATGCACCTCTGAAGCTGCAAATGGAATTCAAAGCTGCAAAGCAGGTAGGGCATTGTTACCTATTCTGGTGATTTGAATTGCCTTGTCTAAGTTAGACATACCTGtaaacttacttttaaaaaacatttattttaaaatacattagatAATAGTTGTTCATTTTCTATGTATTTTTCAAGCAAACTCAGCAGAACTGGCTTTATTGCTTACGATAAATCCTAATAGTGCTGCTTTGAAAGAAGTGATGTTGAAAttcttggctatggttacactacagcagtctgtcaacagaagtcactgttggaagagatttcccaacaaaacttctgtcaatagagtgcagccacacacaagccATTCACAAGAGTGCTTCactctgacagagcagctggactgtccagctgctctttcaacaaaacaggcacccagaagcacagcagacagggctgcctgttgtccTGGATGCCCGGCCTGTAAAGAGGAGGACAGCCCCCCtgccagagcatctgcacagctttttttttttgtcaacaggatggcgcttttcctcatttgggagaggcagaaaattgctggcaaaagtgctgacttttgtcatcactgttgacaaaaatgcattttgtgtgtggatagtccaccagttttgtcgacaaaactggagtATTGCCAGCGAAACTTGctaatgtaactgtagcccttAAGTCTTGTGTGGCAGTCTCATATCTTGCAGACCTTGGGAGGAAAGCCACAGAACTGAAGTAATATCCCTGATTTTTCTGCTGAACCCCCTTAGATTCACAGGAAGGGAGCAGTAAAGGAGTTTGGGGATTTGGGGTTAACAAAGGGACTAAGGAGAGAGCAGGAGAGCAAAACCCTAGGTGCATCCCCTCATcattccccccccttttttttttttaaggtgtcAAGTTCATTGTGAGccaacatcccaccccccaaaagtaTAAGTGGTTGATAGATTGAACCCACCACTGCCTTttgagtgtaagcttttgtgTTGTGGATAATTACAAATCCAGTGCGCCCGTAAGCAAGAAACAGCTATGCTTTGAGATATATAAAGAAGTATTTTCATTaacttaacattttttttttttaatgtcaaaagCAGTTGTAAATACAAATATGCTGCCGGTGTCTGGTGGGCATTTTCTGAGCTGATTCTTTTCTTGCCATTTTAGTTTGTTACCTTACTGTGTTCTCTGTGACATACATCGTCTCTTCCTTTTTTTGCAGTCATATGTGGTGGTTTGATTGCTGATACAGAGCTGAGGTTTGGCGCAAGAACCAATTTCAAGCTTTGTTGTTTATTTGTATTATCAAATTGCCTAGGAATCCTACTAATGGATCAAGATCTCATTAAGGCTGCTTCCAGTGGAGATTGGAGAAACGTTTATAATCTAAACTTAATACACTTACAGAGATTTGGCAAAAGAGTTGGTCATATTTTCTACTGAAATTGAAATCTTTCTCAGGATGGTGCGTTCTGATGTTTTGATTCCATGCCTTGACTATAAGATAAGGTGCTAGGCAGTTCTTGGGGCAAATGTGTATAAGCTAAAATATCTCCACGTTGAGTCCATGTCATCGTTCTTTCATTCCTAAAAGAACAAATCACTTTGCCTCTCACTTTCAATTAGAATTTGGACTTCAGAAGCCTGCATTTCTTTGACTTTTTCCATGTTTTCATAGATCCAACGTCTTCCATTTCTGCATAGCTCAAATATAGCGCTGGACACACTGAAAGGAAATGATGAATGCATTGGTTTTGAGGACATTCTTAATGGTAAGTATATTTTCTTTTAAGGGTTTTATGAGCTGTCAGAACTTTCTTAGGACTATCAGGGAAAGGTGAGATGTGAGAACTGTCAAGTTCTCGCTGCATCCAAAAGttaggtttttaaaaatcttgggcTT contains:
- the POMP gene encoding proteasome maturation protein — protein: MNSRGFGSQLKDSIPIAEFSAGGAFGGHDILRRGFSSVKNELLPSHPLELSEKNFQLNQDKMNFSTLRNIQGLHAPLKLQMEFKAAKQIQRLPFLHSSNIALDTLKGNDECIGFEDILNDPSQSEVMGEPHVMVEYKFGLL